From the genome of Candidatus Caldatribacterium sp.:
CCACGGTCCTTGGAGTCGAGAGGGACCGGACCGTGAAAGCGGTGAACCGCCATGGGGTTTTTGTGTTCCGTCCTCAGGCGGTGGTTTTTGCTATGGGGTGCCGAGAGCGAACCCGGGGGATGATTCGTCTTCCAGGGACAAGACCTGCAGGGATTTTCACTGCCGGATGCGCCCAGTACCTTGTGAACGTCGAAGGATACCTTCCGGGAAGACAAGCAGTGATTCTTGGTTCCGGAGATATCGGCCTTATTATGGCTCGTCGCCTTACCCTTGAAGGAGTGAGGGTTGAAGCCGTAGTCGAAATTCGCCCAACCCTCAGCGGTCTCCTCCGCAACTACGTTCAGTGCCTTCAGGACTTTCGCATTCCTCTCCTCCTCTCTCACACCGTTCTGGAGATTCTTGGGAAAGAGCGGGTGGAAGGAGTCCTGGTGGGAGAGGTGGATGAGAACGGAAAACCAAAGGGTCCGGTACGTCACATTCCTTGCGATACGCTCCTTTTATCTGTCGGGCTCATTCCTGAGAGCGAACTTCTCAAGAGAGCTGGCATTCCCCTCTGTCCTTCGAGTGGAGGCCCCTTTGTTGACGAGGACTTTGCCTGTGATGTCCCGGGCTTTTTCGCCTGTGGGAATGTGGTAGCCGTCTTTGATCTTGTGGACCATGTGACAAAAAGCGCTGAAAGAATCGGACGGAGAGTAAAGGAGGGAAGGAAGGAAACGCAACCCTGCTTAACCCTGACTCCTGGGAAGGGTGTTGCCACCCTTGTTCCCCAAAGGATACGAGAAGGAAAGGAAGGGTCTCTCTACGTTCGACCAAAGGAGAGCCTTAAGGGAGCAAAGCTTTCTTTCGTGCAGGACGGGAAAGAGTTTTACACTCTGAGAATCCCCATATGCCGGCCTGGAGAGATGATTCATCTTGAAATTTCTCACATTCCCTGGCCGGAAGAGAGAAAAGAGGTGCAGGTTATCCTTGAAGGAGAACGGCACGTTGACTCCCTCTGAGGTACTCTGCATCGTTTGTCCCTTAGGGTGTCGGATTGGGGTGGAGGAAAGAGATGGTAAGTTCTCTTTTCGGGGAGGGTGTGCCCGGGGAAAGTCATACGCTGAGCAGGAGCTTACCCATCCCTGCCGTATCCTCGCCACCACAGTCCGCATACGGAAGGGAGAAATCCCCCGCCTTCCGGTGCGAACTTCTCGCCCCTTTCCCAAGGAACGCATTTTCGACCTCATGGAATTCCTTCGTTCCTTCGAGGTGGAAGCACCGGTTAGGCGAGGTGAAGTACTCGCTCGGAACCTTTTGGGCACGGGAATAGACCTCATTGCCACCCGGACTACTCACCGCCAGGAGAGGGGAGAGGAAGGCTCAGGGGAAGTCTGAGCTGGAGCATGCCGATCTTCATCTTGGCTACAGGAATGAGGGTAACCTCGTTCTTTTTCTCGGCAATCTCAAGCACAAGCTGGTACACTTTGAGAGCCTCAATGACGTTGTCCTCCGCCTCGTAAATGGAGCCAAGGAGGTTCAGGGCAGAGAGATTTTCCGGATCTTTTGCGAGCACCTGGGCAATGCGGGTTTTTGCCTTGTCGAGGATTCCACCTCGGAAGTACCATCCTGCTTCTTCAAGGAGAAAGTCTTCCTCCTTGGCGTAGAGGGCACGGGCTTGCTCACGGAATCTTCGAGCCTCTTTTTCCCTTTGGAGCTTCTCCGCCGCAATAGCAGCGACAATGTATGGGGTGGGTCGTTCCGGGAAGGTTTCAATGGCCTCTTGTGAAGAGGCAAGAACCTTCTCCCAATCTTGGTCCTGCAAGGCTTGTTCCGCAGCGGTGAGAGCGGCAAGGTACTTTTCCTCTGCGGGAGGGAGACGAAAGACAAAGAAGTACAGGGCCACGAGGACAAGAGCCGCAATGCCAAGAGTTGTTGCTACTTTTTTGAGACGCTTTTTCCTCTCCTTCTCGATGATTCTATCGAGCCACCACCAGAAACGGTCCTCTGGAGGGGCAATCTTTTTCCGTTCCTCTTCAAGGGTTTTCCTTCCCACAACTTTTAGGAAAAGGAGGGCATTTTTCTCAAGGAGGGCGTCGAAGTTCCGTACTCGAATCCATTCGGGTTCTACAGACGCTCCCTGGGACTCGTAGAACCTCAGCCATTCTTCAATGGCGTCCCGGAGCTTCAGGAGTTCAACGCCTTTCCCTTTCTCATCTTTAATGTTTGCCGTACGTTTTACGTAACTG
Proteins encoded in this window:
- a CDS encoding DUF1667 domain-containing protein, with protein sequence MKENGTLTPSEVLCIVCPLGCRIGVEERDGKFSFRGGCARGKSYAEQELTHPCRILATTVRIRKGEIPRLPVRTSRPFPKERIFDLMEFLRSFEVEAPVRRGEVLARNLLGTGIDLIATRTTHRQERGEEGSGEV
- a CDS encoding FAD-dependent oxidoreductase produces the protein MPKFVEAEMVVIGGGPAGMAVALSAWEQGMRKVFLLERNPHLGGILNQCIHPGFGLHVFGEELTGPEYAERYIEALARTGVEVFTNTTVLGVERDRTVKAVNRHGVFVFRPQAVVFAMGCRERTRGMIRLPGTRPAGIFTAGCAQYLVNVEGYLPGRQAVILGSGDIGLIMARRLTLEGVRVEAVVEIRPTLSGLLRNYVQCLQDFRIPLLLSHTVLEILGKERVEGVLVGEVDENGKPKGPVRHIPCDTLLLSVGLIPESELLKRAGIPLCPSSGGPFVDEDFACDVPGFFACGNVVAVFDLVDHVTKSAERIGRRVKEGRKETQPCLTLTPGKGVATLVPQRIREGKEGSLYVRPKESLKGAKLSFVQDGKEFYTLRIPICRPGEMIHLEISHIPWPEERKEVQVILEGERHVDSL